The genomic stretch ATGGAATTGAAAGGAAGAAAATCCATTCGCTGAGGCATTAAAATATCTATCTACATAATCCTCAATGGAATTGAAAGTTCTACTGTCCCCGACTGCACACCTAGACTTGTCAGCACCATCATAATCCTCAATGGAATTGAAAGCCAGGGAGCGTTAGATTTATACACTACTACCCCATAATAAACATAATCCTCAATGGAATTGAAAGACATCTGGCACCCCATGTGAGTAGTGATAAGTTTTGAACATAATCCTCAATGGAATTGAAAGAAGATACTTGCAGCGTATTTTGTATCGAGAGGAAAGGGAAATGTCATAATCCTCAATGGAATTGAAAGCAGGAAACCCTGGATTAATAGTCGGTGCGTTACTTGTCATAATCCTCAATGGAATTGAAAGTAATTCCGCTGTTTATCTGATTTAATATATCCTCTAGGGACGCATAATCCTCAATGGAATTGAAAGCTAACAATATTATATAATTCAACATCGTTTAGTGCTGCGCCCATAATCCTCAATGGAATTGAAAGTAAGATTATTTTTCTCCATTATTTGTGAAAATTTTTCTATCCACATAATCCTCAATGGAATTGAAAGGAATAGAACTCTATACCTACCATAGTTCCTCCGTTAGAAGACATAATCCTCAATGGAATTGAAAGAAGATTATACAGTACCAGCAGGATTTCAGTCAGGCTGGAGCTACCATAATCCTCAATGGAATTGAAAGATAATGTTTATTAACCCAAATAGAGTATTTAAACATTACATAATCCTCAATGGAATTGAAAGCTCTTTCCCATGGCTGATACTGTGAAACCGTCCTAGTGTTTACCATAATCCTCAATGGAATTGAAAGATATATTACTGGAACGACGGGCAGAAGTTGCATATTCTATACGCATAATCCTCAATGGAATTGAAAGATAGGTTTATCCATTTGTAACGTTATGTTTTCCGCTGGGACATAATCCTCAATGGAATTGAAAGAAAGTAAATTCTATTTGGGCTTTCTTAACCCAGATGAGAAGCATAATCCTCAATGGAATTGAAAGCATCTTCACGCAAAGCTTCTCGTTTTTCCATTTTTTCACCCCATAATCCTCAATGGAATTGAAAGAAGAGATATCCTATTATTGAACCTATAAAAATCCCAGCTGCCATAATCCTCAATGGAATTGAAAGCCTCAGTTTTTTGTACTCATCAAGTTTCTTTTTGTACTCTTCATAATCCTCAATGGAATTGAAAGACATTAAAAGTATCAATGCCTACATCACCCCAGGTAGTCTCATAATCCTCAATGGAATTGAAAGGATCTTCTTAGTTTTCAGTATTTGTTAGTAGTTGAGTGTGAACATAATCCTCAATGGAATTGAAAGCTATTATAGCCTCTTTTCCATCATTACTTTTAACGCTAAAACATAATCCTCAATGGAATTGAAAGTAAGATCGAAGCATTAGAATGACAAGATGGACAACAAGCCCATAATCCTCAATGGAATTGAAAGCCAGGGTAATGTCCAGCTACGAAAAAGAACGGGTTGTCTCATAATCCTCAATGGAATTGAAAGATTGAGAAAATAAGGTTAATTAGAAAAAATGGGAAATTATATGCAAACATAATCCTCAATGGAATTGAAAGTGTTTAAGACCATATAGGATACCCAAATTCCTAGCCTTACATAATCCTCAATGGAATTGAAAGATGTATGTCTATCTCGACCGTAGCCGGGTTTGCCACCTTATAGCATAATCCTCAATGGAATTGAAAGATTATAACGTTTCATTCGAATAATGATAATAGACTAATAGCATAATCCTCAATGGAATTGAAAGTTTGAAATGTTCTTTCATATCTTTAACCATTTTTTCCATGTCCTCATAATCCTCAATGGAATTGAAAGACAGTATGTCTATGGACTGGGCGTTTTTATTTCCGTATTTTTGCATAATCCTCAATGGAATTGAAAGTTCCCACTAAATCCAAATGATACAGAGAATTATTCAAAATGGGCATAATCCTCAATGGAATTGAAAGAACAGTTAGGCATAGAGTTAGCCAAAGAGAACATTCAGCCCATAATCCTCAATGGAATTGAAAGAGTATTTTAGTAACGTTATCATAGTATTGCTTAGTCAGTCTACATAATCCTCAATGGAATTGAAAGTATTGCATATGATATTATCGTCCTTAATGTCTACTATTTTATCATAATCCACAATGGAATTGAAAGCTTCATCACTTAATGCGTACGGCAACATCATCTTCATACCATAATCCACAATGGAATTGAAAGAAGTGATGAAAATACGTTAAAGTGGTCAACGTTATCTTTGTTCATAATCCACAATGGAATTGAAAGGTACCTGTAGCTACTTTTATTCCGTTGCAACTATTCATTACATAATCCTCAATGGAATTGAAAGGTATCGAACACAATTAATATTACAGTAAAAGCACAAATCCCATAATCCTCAATGGAATTGAAAGACGAATAGATACCACTTTATTTGTGGGAAATCCTCATATACTGATATTTTCACAGATTCGAGTATCCTTCTCCGTAGTTTTTTCAGTAGTATGAAATATTCTATTCTGCAAGAATTATAAATACTAAATCATTCTATTTGATATATAAGCCAGTAAAAGAAATTAAGGTGTGATCATGACACTTTTTGCAAAGAGTTATACAATTCCTAAATCTGTTCTTTTCGTTTGATCGGAAAATTTTTCCATCAAAAAAATATATATAGGGGTATAATAAGATATAGGAATATGAGTGTTGAAAAAACAGATACGGAAGGAATAATACGCAGGGTTGCAAATCTTCTCGCCTCAGTTTTCATCTATAGCGAATCGCCGACATATGTGGACAGGTTTGCTAATGCACTATCAAAGGAGGCAGTTGCAAGAGTCATTTACGAGTCACAGAGGATAATCCAGATGGGAATTTCAAGCGGTGAAGTTAAGATGGGGAATGCGGAAATATCAGGGAAGACTATAAAAATTACTGACAAAAAGGAGGGGGAAATCTTCCCCGCAGTAATAATAAAAACAAAGGAAGGGAGGAACTACGTAGTGATTGGCTACTTACCTACAGATAAGGATGTTGAGGATTTTATGAGCCTAGTTGAGAAGGACATATACTACGCTAGAAAAGCTGGGGCGTTAGCTATGTCTATTGCAAATAGATCTCTTTTAGGAGGTGGTGTGTAAATGATTAGTGGTTCATTTAGGTTTTTGATAAATACTGAAAGTCTGAACGGTGTGGAGAGTGTAGGGAATTTAACAAGGCATAGGACAGCTCCTGTAGTGCTTAAGACTTCTACAGGCTATCTAGTCAGATATGTCCCAGCTATTTCTGGTGAGTCTTTAGCACATGCATACCAAACAGCGTTAGTGGATTTAGCAAAGAAATATAATCTACCGGTAGGGGTTTACTCATCAAAATACGATTTTATAAAGTTCTCAACTGAAGAAGTGCTTAAGGAAGAGAAAGTAGCTCCGCCAAATGGCTCAAACGATATGAGGAGATTTGAGGTAGAAGTAATGCTTAAGGATATCGTTGCTGATGTTGGCGGGTTTATGTATGCTGGAAACACACCGGTGAGAAGAACTTCAAGGATAAAGTTCGGTTATATGATTCCAGCTCTTATGGGAGATGAAATTCCAGCACAGCTTGAAAGTCAGTTCCACGTAAGGTATAGTGAGAAGGATCAAATGATTTATAACGTTGAGGTTTCATCAGCACTTTACGTAATGTCATTCTCCCTAGATGAAGACTTAATAGCTATACCGTCAACAGAAGGATCTAAAGTAGATGGGGAGGATATACTTAATAAACAGAGAGATAGTAGAGTAAAGGCTGCAATAGAAGCTCTATATTACGTTTTAACAGGTAATTTCGGAGGTAAAAGATCTAGGTTTCTACCATCAATGAAGCTAATGTCCGGTATTGTAACGGTTACTGATTTTCCATTTATACCAGAGCCTGGACATATGAATGATTATATAGCTACCACTGTAAAAAGACTCGGAAAGGCTAAAGAAATATTCAACGGTAAGAGTAGAGTTTACGTAATAAATAATGAAGGAATAGAAGAGGGAGGAGAAGTAAATAAAGTTGGAAGTGTTGAAGAGCTGATTGCCGCTCTAATAGGGAAGTGAGTGAGATGATTTATTCTAAAGTTTTTTTAAAACTTCATTGGGGTTTTTATGTCTCATATCCTGAAGCTTCTAAGGCTAAACCTTCATTCTACTTACCCCCTCCTACCACTCTTATAGGGGCATTAAGCTACGGAAAGTACAGAGGGATAGATACTAAGGCTTTTAAGGGGAAAGCGGGAAGCCCGGCACTTGAATTAAAGGTTAAAGCTGCAGCTTCTTTCAGTGATGAATTTGTGGGGGGCTACACTGAGGACATTATAAGAAGTGTAATTATGTACTTTCAGAGGAGGGAGAGGAGGGGGGATCCTAAGTTTAGGTACGGTGTAGTTCCTACCGGAAAGATTTATGCTCCTAACCAGATCGTTAAGGTAGTATATGTAGCGGAAATGGAGAAGGAAGAACTGGAGAGGTTAAGCTGGTCCATTACTAGGCTTGGTTGTAAGGAGTGTTTAGTAAGTGTAGAAGATGTGGAAATAGGTGAGGCTAAAATGGTTAAGGGTAAGGTAAGGACTTCGTATTATTTCCCAGCTACTGTAAATGTTCCGGATAAAGAAAAGAAAAATATTATGTTAGTGAGCTTCTGGGACGAAAACGGCTTCATCTGGGGTGGTTCGGCAAACGTAATGACATATGTAATCCCAGTGATTGATTATCCGCTGAAGATTAGGGAAGTTGAAGTAGAGGCTAAGGAGGCTTACGAGGTTGGGGGAGAATATGTTGTCTTCGGCTAAGGGTATAATTGATATTTATGAAGAGTTTATAAAGGATAACGGATTGCAGGATAGATCAGCTATTAGACAAACGGTAGAGGAGATAGACAAAGGACATAACGTGATCCTTAAGGCTCCTACTGGTTACGGTAAGACAACTCTGACTAAAGTTTTAGCTAATGCTGTAGATCTGGGTTATTTTGCTAGAGTAATTCACGTTCTTCCATTAAGGGCAATAGTACAAGACCTTTATGAGAAACTAAAGGCTGACAGTGAAAGGGGGGTTATTAAGACTAAAAGTATTGCAGCCCAAGATATGGACTTCTCTGATTCTCCCTTTTTCATGCAGAAGGTAACCGTAACCACTCTAGATACCTTCATTCTTAACCTATTTAAACTTCCAGCAGTTGAGATGGATAAGGTATTTCAAAACTTTGGAGCCCACTATGAACTGCCTAGGGGTATGATATACTCATCCTTGGTTATATTTGACGAGTTCCATCTTCTAGGTGAGGAGGGTAGACCATTAACTGCCGGTTTATCTGCTGTGAAATCCCTTACCGATGCTGGTGTGCCGGTAATAATTATGTCAGCCACTATAGACAAAGGGTTAGAATCGCTGATAAAAAAGTACGGTAAAGATTTAGTTACTGTAGAAGCCAAAGACTTCAATATAGAGAGAAAGATTACAGTAAAGAAAATTAGAGAGGAAGAAGTCTTAAGTGACGTTCTAAAGGAATATAATGAGGAAAAGAGAGTATTAGTAGTATTTAATACTAGAATAGGAGCTGTTAACTTTTATAAGGTTCTTAAGGATAAGGGACTTAACCCCGTTCTAATTCACAGTAAGTTTAATAGGGAAGATAGAAGAGTGTTAGTTCAGAAGGCGTTAAAGGAAAGGCTTGTGGTTTCTACTCAGGTAATTGAAGCCGGAATAGATACGAGTTTTGACGTATTAATTACCGAAGCAGCTCCGGCATCAAACTTAATACAGAGAGCTGGAAGAGTAGCTAGGTATGGGGGTTGTGGTGAGGTTCATGTATTTCCGTTTAGCGGAAAGGTTTATGATAAGGAGGAAGTGGAAGAGGTTTGGAAATCCTTAGATAGAGGTTTACCAGAGCTTAAGGAGAAACAATACCAGGTTGATAACATATTACTAAACAACTTGACTACCATAGACCATTCAGTATTTGCTGATTCAATGATAGCTAAACACCTTTATACCTCAGTTTGTAATATAGTTAGGGAGACATCTATCATAATGGGCTTTCCCAAGGGAGAGTATAATTCCGAGAAGGCAGTTCCTCTTACAGAGAAGGAGGCAATGGAAGCTTTAAGGAAAAATGGAGCTGTTAAAGACGGGAAGGAGCTTACAGATTATAAACCCTCTAGTAATATTTGCTTGCAGTTAGACCTCTTAATGAAGGGAATAGATGGAGTAATAATAACTGAATATGATAAGGAGATAGGAGGGATAGTATGAAGAAACCATGTGCATTTACTAATCAGCCCCTTTTAGACCACTCTAGGGGTTCTCTTAATGCAGTGAAGAAGATTCTTTCAGACTCGTATGTGCAAACAGCTAGAAGAAGGCTTGAAAAATTCGGAATAAAGGTTAAGAAAGAGGACTTTGAATTATCAGTCCTTTTGCACGACATAGGTAAGGCTGGAGAGTTTTATCAAACACAATTTGATGATGAGTGTAGTTCTCGCCGCACTCCTTCTTTCTTATATCACGAAATAGGGTCTGCTATCTTTTTCTACAGAAACATAGAAGATGAAAGGCTTAAGCTTTTAATAGCTCTTGCTGAGCTAAATCATTTAAATGCGATTAGAAGTGTTTCACAACTTAACCCTAACAGTTTCCCTAAGAGGTTTAATCCGGGTATGATTAAGCTTAAAAAGTTCGGGAAAGTCATCTTAGAGGAGCTTGGGTTAGAGAACTTAAGTGTTGGGGATTATACTTTTGATGATTATCATGAAATGATGGGTGAGTTAGTAAGAGAGAACGGGTCTTATCTTAAGTTATATTCCCTTTTTTTATCTCCAATAATTGTTGGTGACAATCTAGATAGCTCCCTAGCTAGGGGGCTGAATGAGAGAAGGAGGTTTATCCACATTCTTGAAAAGGAGGTGAACGCTCTTGATAGTCCCTCTGTATAATCTGTTTGGAGATAACTTAGTGGTTCAAGTAGCAGTAAACGCGAAAGATTCAAAGCCTTTAACAATAAAGGGGAAACCCTACTTAGAAATAAACGATAAGGAGGTAAGAATAGCCTTAGATACTGCTAGTGATATAGCCCAAAAGTTTGAGAAAGATAACAGGAGACCAATACCCCTATCTGCGAATGATAAGAAAGTTATAGAGAAAGTATTGAAGTGTTTTAACTTCTCTTCCTCAGATCCAATATCTAATGTTTTGAAGAGTTTCGATACTGAGCACAGTAAGGAGTGTTATGTAGATAATGTTCCTTCATTTATAAAGCCAGAGTATTATGAGTTAATCAGAGTTCCCGGTAAACCTGGAGGACAAAAGATGTCTGTAAAAGTTGACGCTAGCTATGTAATTATCGCAATAGCTGGTTGGTTATTCTCCAGAATAGGGTATGCGAGAGTAGGAGGCGAGACAATAGGAGTTAATGTTTTCACCTCAACAAAGTCGATGCTTTACACTACTTACGGACAGTTCAGCGGTGTAAAACCAGAGACAGCTTTCATATTCCTTTTAGCCGATAGGGTAATAAAGTCCGGTTCAAACATTTCTTCAGCAAGAGTATATCTCATGTCAGATGCTGGCGGACAAAACCCCACTATCATACTGGGAGGCTTCAGTGTAGATTTCTCTAAGTTACTTGAAAAGAAAGAGTTAATAGATGATGACTTAATAAGACTTGCACAAGATGCAACAAACGATCAGAGCCAAACCAACGATTTCTCAGCTAGAATTGTTGAGCTAGTCTATGAAGTGATTGGAGGAGCTAAGAGAGTAGAGGATTTAGTATATCTCGCAAATCGCTACGTCTCTATGGAGATAACTAATGCAAAGGACTTCTGTAAGAGTAACAGAATCTATTGTACAGCTTACTATTACTCCCAGAAGCTTTTAAGTGAAATAGGATGGTAGAGTTTCTCCCTGAAAAAATCATTAAAGCTGAGTTTTCTGCTGTGCCGGAGACGGATGTAATTTTACCCCCTTTAAGTTCTAAGGTAGTAAAGAACCTAATTTTATCTTCAAAACTACTTCCCTCCCTCTCAAACTTAGTTCAGAGTGGAATGAAAAATAAGCCAATATTTATCTCAAACTTAGGTAAAAATGGTTTTAGACTTTTCAGTACCGGAAAACCTATAAGTGTTAAAACTGGAGAAATCCTTAACTTCTTCATCTCTTTCCCTTATTATGACGGTTTTTTCACTGAGCTTTCCTCGGGTAGCTTTAAGACTGAGTATGGGAAGTTCTTTATAGAGCTCGAACAACTCGAGGTTATTGAACTTAACTCCATAAAAGGAGTTAGTGAAGGTAACTTTTACATAAAATTCGTAACCCCTGCTCTCCTTTCGTCAAAGGTCCTTCTTCCCCCATCGTTAAAAGAAAAATATAAGAATGTCAATCCGGGGTATAGTTTAATTCCTTCTGTCGGTTTAGTAGTAAGTTACGCCTATAGGATTTATAGGGCTTTATACGGAAATACAAGTAATATAGAGCTTGAGTCAAAAGCCTTTAAGCTTGGAATTTTAAGCAATAGCTTATCTAGAGTTGTAGGGTATAAGCTGAAACCCTTAACTGTAGTTATAGGAAATGATGATAAGGGAAGATTAAGAACCTCGAGAGGTTTTGTCGGCTGGATGGAGTTTGATATTCCTTACAAGAAGCTTAAGAAAGCTGTATGGAAATATTTAACTGTAGCTTCATTTTTAGGGATAGGTAAGAGTAGAGGAATTGGTTTGGGGGAAATTGCTCTTAAGATGAAAAATAAGTACTCGGAGATCTCTGAGACGTAACAACTTTACAAGATTGATACTTTTTATAAGAGAGCATTACTTTCAGCTTCGTTAAGGATTATCGTATGTCAATGTAGATGAGGATGCCTTGGCGTTATGAATCTTTCAATTCCATTGAGGATTATGATCTGATGGAAACCATTTGGCTACTATTAAAGAAGTTCTCTTTCAATTCCATTGAGGATTATGTCAGGCGGAATTGTTATTATATCATTACACATCTCGTGTCTTTCAATTCCATTGAGGATTATGGACTTTTATAGGTTTTGGCGGTTTCAAAATCACCATTGCGAGTAACTTTCAATTCCATTGAGGATTATGATAGTTTTCTTGTGTACTCTTTACGGCTTCTGTTATGAACCATACTCTTTCAATTCCATTGAGGATTATGCTTAGCCCACTAAAGTTATTTTATTTTTTATCAGTAAACTCTTTCAATTCCATTGAGGATTATGACTACTAATACTAAATATGTATATGTCAGCACGGACCTTTCAATTCCATTGAGGATTATGTTACCAGCACTGTTTTCAGTAAGGATTGCCGTGAAGGTGAACTTTCAATTCCATTGAGGATTATGATTTTTTTGATGAAGAAAGCCGTGGCTCAAGGGTATATTTCGCTTTCAATTCCATTGAGGATTATGATAGTAATAAGAGCTTAGGCCCAGGGTAAAAGGAAGTGTGTACTTTCAATTCCATTGAGGATTATGTGACATAGAATTGCAACAGATTTACGACAAATATGCACCTCTTTCAATTCCATTGAGGATTATGACAATTCATAATCAGCAGCTATTATCTTACTCACTAACTCTCCACTTTCAATTCCATTGAGGATTATGAAACGATCTTCTGAGTGAGGCCTAGACTAGTTTTTATTTTACTTTCAATTCCATTGAGGATTATGAATACGTGATCATAGCTACATATACTTCTTCCAACGAATACTTTCAATTCCATTGAGGATTATGATATACAACACTCTACGCTGGGCAGACATCTATTTCTACCAACTTTCAATTCCATTGAGGATTATGAGGCTGCTTATTGCTGAAAGGTGGGTTACAATAGCTTCGGTTCTTTCAATTCCATTGAGGATTATGAGAGAGTAGGGAGTATCGAGAGAGTAGGGAGTATCGCTTATCTTTCAATTCCATTGAGGATTATGATATATGCTTAGGTAAGTTGAGGATTTCGTAAGTGTAATCTCTTTCAATTCCATTGAGGATTATGCATCGGAGATGAGAAGAAGGGCAAAATAGGCATCAGAACTTTCAATTCCATTGAGGATTATGCGTTTATATTTATATATTTTGCATTTATCTGAGCTACGAGCTTTCAATTCCATTGAGGATTATGTGGTGTAAAAGATGAATGATAACCAAAAAGCAGCATTAATACCTTTCAATTCCATTGAGGATTATGCCAGATGGGAAAAGGATAAGATTGTATTGTGTAAGCACTACACTTTCAATTCCATTGAGGATTATGACGTTTTTTTTGCCTCGTTTTCAGTCGCTCTTTATCATTTACTTTCAATTCCATTGAGGATTATGTCTTTATCTCAGCGTTTACAGCGTCCTCCACGTACAATGGTGGTAACGCTTTCAATTCCATTGAGGATTATGTTCTTTAACTCTTCCCACTGTTCCGGGAACTCCTCCATAACTTTCAATTCCATTGAGGATTATGAGGAAAATTATAAGCTCCTTGAAACCGCTACCAGTGCTAAATGACTTTCAATTCCATTGAGGATTATGCCGGCGACATCGTCAGCCAACATTTGTACGTAATTTGACTTTCAATTCCATTGAGGATTATGTTTTTCTCACCTCAGAGCCTTAATAGCCTAACTATGTATACTTTCAATTCCATTGAGGATTATGTTAAGGGGGAAGTAACATTATTTGGAAACTATGAAGAATGTCTTTCAATTCCATTGAGGATTATGTTGGGGTTAGATGCGGTGTTTTTCAACTTTGCCGAAGTGTTCTTTCAATTCCATTGAGGATTATGCCTGGGGTCAGGTCCCAGGAGTCCCGGTCCAGGTCGTCGGACTTTCAATTCCATTGAGGATTATGAATAGTTCCTTATCGTCGATCTTGCTCCTGCTGAAGATCTTTCTTTCAATTCCATTGAGGATTATGAGTTAGCTAAACAGATTGATGAGCTAATAACTAGCGGAAACTTTCAATTCCATTGAGGATTATGTTCCTGAAACAACGGTAGTATAGCTACCTGGACTAGACACTCTTTCAATTCCATTGAGGATTATGAGTACATCAATGAGAAGGCTAAGGAATTGGGATATAGTACTTTCAATTCCATTGAGGATTATGGGATGCGCGGAAAGAAGGCCGTTTACTTCGTCATGCCCGAAGCTTTCAATTCCATTGAGGATTATGATATAATTTGCTATTTTTGTAAATCAATTTTATATTTTCAATCTTTCAATTCCATTGAGGATTATGGCATCTTCTGATGATAATGTTAGTTCATCATTAAATGCTGTCGTCTTTCAATTCCATTGAGGATTATGCCAAAATTATAGGGCGTCCCTTCCCGCCCCTTAGGGGGTGTCCTTTCAATTC from Sulfolobus sp. S-194 encodes the following:
- the csa5 gene encoding type I-A CRISPR-associated protein Csa5, which produces MSVEKTDTEGIIRRVANLLASVFIYSESPTYVDRFANALSKEAVARVIYESQRIIQMGISSGEVKMGNAEISGKTIKITDKKEGEIFPAVIIKTKEGRNYVVIGYLPTDKDVEDFMSLVEKDIYYARKAGALAMSIANRSLLGGGV
- the cas7a gene encoding type I-A CRISPR-associated protein Cas7/Csa2, with product MISGSFRFLINTESLNGVESVGNLTRHRTAPVVLKTSTGYLVRYVPAISGESLAHAYQTALVDLAKKYNLPVGVYSSKYDFIKFSTEEVLKEEKVAPPNGSNDMRRFEVEVMLKDIVADVGGFMYAGNTPVRRTSRIKFGYMIPALMGDEIPAQLESQFHVRYSEKDQMIYNVEVSSALYVMSFSLDEDLIAIPSTEGSKVDGEDILNKQRDSRVKAAIEALYYVLTGNFGGKRSRFLPSMKLMSGIVTVTDFPFIPEPGHMNDYIATTVKRLGKAKEIFNGKSRVYVINNEGIEEGGEVNKVGSVEELIAALIGK
- the cas5a gene encoding type I-A CRISPR-associated protein Cas5a: MIYSKVFLKLHWGFYVSYPEASKAKPSFYLPPPTTLIGALSYGKYRGIDTKAFKGKAGSPALELKVKAAASFSDEFVGGYTEDIIRSVIMYFQRRERRGDPKFRYGVVPTGKIYAPNQIVKVVYVAEMEKEELERLSWSITRLGCKECLVSVEDVEIGEAKMVKGKVRTSYYFPATVNVPDKEKKNIMLVSFWDENGFIWGGSANVMTYVIPVIDYPLKIREVEVEAKEAYEVGGEYVVFG
- the cas3 gene encoding CRISPR-associated helicase Cas3', producing MLSSAKGIIDIYEEFIKDNGLQDRSAIRQTVEEIDKGHNVILKAPTGYGKTTLTKVLANAVDLGYFARVIHVLPLRAIVQDLYEKLKADSERGVIKTKSIAAQDMDFSDSPFFMQKVTVTTLDTFILNLFKLPAVEMDKVFQNFGAHYELPRGMIYSSLVIFDEFHLLGEEGRPLTAGLSAVKSLTDAGVPVIIMSATIDKGLESLIKKYGKDLVTVEAKDFNIERKITVKKIREEEVLSDVLKEYNEEKRVLVVFNTRIGAVNFYKVLKDKGLNPVLIHSKFNREDRRVLVQKALKERLVVSTQVIEAGIDTSFDVLITEAAPASNLIQRAGRVARYGGCGEVHVFPFSGKVYDKEEVEEVWKSLDRGLPELKEKQYQVDNILLNNLTTIDHSVFADSMIAKHLYTSVCNIVRETSIIMGFPKGEYNSEKAVPLTEKEAMEALRKNGAVKDGKELTDYKPSSNICLQLDLLMKGIDGVIITEYDKEIGGIV
- a CDS encoding CRISPR-associated endonuclease Cas3'' produces the protein MKKPCAFTNQPLLDHSRGSLNAVKKILSDSYVQTARRRLEKFGIKVKKEDFELSVLLHDIGKAGEFYQTQFDDECSSRRTPSFLYHEIGSAIFFYRNIEDERLKLLIALAELNHLNAIRSVSQLNPNSFPKRFNPGMIKLKKFGKVILEELGLENLSVGDYTFDDYHEMMGELVRENGSYLKLYSLFLSPIIVGDNLDSSLARGLNERRRFIHILEKEVNALDSPSV
- the csaX gene encoding type I-A CRISPR-associated protein CsaX — protein: MIVPLYNLFGDNLVVQVAVNAKDSKPLTIKGKPYLEINDKEVRIALDTASDIAQKFEKDNRRPIPLSANDKKVIEKVLKCFNFSSSDPISNVLKSFDTEHSKECYVDNVPSFIKPEYYELIRVPGKPGGQKMSVKVDASYVIIAIAGWLFSRIGYARVGGETIGVNVFTSTKSMLYTTYGQFSGVKPETAFIFLLADRVIKSGSNISSARVYLMSDAGGQNPTIILGGFSVDFSKLLEKKELIDDDLIRLAQDATNDQSQTNDFSARIVELVYEVIGGAKRVEDLVYLANRYVSMEITNAKDFCKSNRIYCTAYYYSQKLLSEIGW
- the cas6 gene encoding CRISPR system precrRNA processing endoribonuclease RAMP protein Cas6, which gives rise to MVEFLPEKIIKAEFSAVPETDVILPPLSSKVVKNLILSSKLLPSLSNLVQSGMKNKPIFISNLGKNGFRLFSTGKPISVKTGEILNFFISFPYYDGFFTELSSGSFKTEYGKFFIELEQLEVIELNSIKGVSEGNFYIKFVTPALLSSKVLLPPSLKEKYKNVNPGYSLIPSVGLVVSYAYRIYRALYGNTSNIELESKAFKLGILSNSLSRVVGYKLKPLTVVIGNDDKGRLRTSRGFVGWMEFDIPYKKLKKAVWKYLTVASFLGIGKSRGIGLGEIALKMKNKYSEISET